From a region of the Cutaneotrichosporon cavernicola HIS019 DNA, chromosome: 7a genome:
- the trl1 gene encoding uncharacterized protein (RNA ligase): protein MVVDQQGQPPTADMARSQFPPLVPDLLTALRALKVANPKATRSTVHIYPAAVYANNVATAKDRQITSWKMTEHMYFKKDNEFPTLARGLFTEPVKGKSDVPPAAFESLGSGPFKERIVARGYDKFFNTGEMAWTSWEAIEKHSEPPYHLTLKSNGCLILISALSPTELLVASKHSLGTTTETDLREVENKLKDVKLDPASGSAAPAEPPSKAHAEVGREWVARTLGRSGKTPEELAKRLWDENLTAVLELCDDSFEEHVIATPEYWTGLHLHGLNYNTPLFATKSPESVAAFAEEFGFIPTKHITLSSVPEVKTFTDEVAKSGSWEGDMIEGFVVRATVKDSPKTVSSPPYLPGAPFFFKVKFEEPYLLYRQFRETTRAMLPLLDKVSPEKEADLWKKIRSRTRRPEVGVYAEWCGRKMKQAPGLFSNYERGVVRVREVFLKWIEGEGKEAWASAKNGTWKAQSAIDAETAKAVKDAERADLPKKWILVPVAVPGCGKTTVGMALGELFGFAHTQSDDIVSKKSTAGKFKQNIVELLKKNNVVYADRNNHIDKHYTELAGLPEEKQFVKALKPYNVRLIALVWDIDSQPYHRLLRLCSERVVERGDNHQTLRPDKTVDAEHEAVVANFLHNFTTPDESMFDKQIILGIEDDQRTALTKAVDGLVEGLGLKRPSEDDIDKALAAAQSYKVTTPFHGIARMGKPVRYFGLAPEIDINEVVDDALKTVMSQTVSDSAGAFIKSLREKKRVTARPHITLSHEKNVKDEQEAAGEGAVPGPHANAWSTCKTLAEKGISPIYEFDVTHLVWDNRVMALVVNNIRPQSNQAEDGRDAGLDLVLPEEVQINLHVTVGTQSEDISAFESRSVVRAAREAIARGQETGEVGEAVEGGGEVHWVAVGPLKGTGRVRGMY, encoded by the exons ATGGTCGTCGACCAACAAGGTCAGCCACCAACGGCAGACATGGCACGTTCGCAGTTCCCACCACTCGtccccgacctcctcacAGCTCTCCGTGCACTCAAGGTGGCAAACCCAAAGGCAACACGCTCAACTGTCCACATCTACCCAGCCGCAGTCTACGCAAACAATGTCGCAACCGCAAAGGATCGCCAAATCACAAGTTGGAAGATGACTGAGCACATGTACTTTAAAAAGGACAACGAGTTTCCAACCCTCGCTCGCGGCCTCTTTACGGAGCCTGTCAAAGGCAAATCCGATGTCCCTCCAGCTGCCTTTGAGAGTTTGGGATCTGGGCCATTCAAGGAGCGCATTGTTGCAAGGGGTTATGACAAGTTCTTCAACACGGGTGAAATGGCGTGGACGAGC TGGGAAGCAATTGAGAAGCACTCAGAGCCGCCATATCACCTGACTCTGAAATCGAACGGCTgtctcatcctcatctcggCCCTCTCACCTACCGAGCTATTGGTCGCCTCCAAGCACTCGCTTGGTACCACAACAGAAACCGACTtgcgcgaggtggagaaCAAACTCAAGGATGTAAAGCTTGATCCAGCCTCTGGGTCTGCCGCACCTGCTGAACCACCCTCGAAGGCTcacgccgaggtcggccgAGAATGGGTGGCGCGTACACTTGGACGCAGCGGCAAAACTCCcgaggagcttgccaaGAGGTTATGGGACGAGAACCTCACTGCTGTCCTAGAG CTCTGCGACGATTCGTTCGAGGAGCATGTCATTGCGACACCAGAGTACTGGACTGGCCTCCATCTTCATGGCCTCAACTACAACACACCCCTCTTTGCCACCAAGTCGCCAGAAAGCGTCGCCGCGTTCGCCGAGGAGTTTGGGTTCATCCCAACCAAGCACATCACTCTCAGCTCTGTTCCTGAGGTAAAGACCTTCACCGACGAAGTGGCGAAGAGCGGCTCGTGGGAGGGTGACATGATCGAGGGCTTTGTTGTCCGCGCGACTGTTAAGGACTCTCCAAAGACAGTATCCAGCCCTCCCTACCTACCGGGCGCACCGTTCTTTTTCAAGGTCAAGTTCGAGGAGCCGTACCTGCTCTACCGCCAATTCCGCGAGACCACTCGAGCCATGCtgcccctcctcgacaaggtcagCCCCGAGAAGGAGGCAGACTTGTGGAAGAAGATTCGCtctcggacgaggcgacCAGAGGTCGGCGTGTATGCTGAGTGGTGCGGGCGCAAAATGAAGCAGGCTCCTGGGTTGTTCAGCAACTACGAGCGTGgagtcgtccgagtccgcGAGGTTTTCCTCAAGTGGATTGAGggggagggcaaggaggctTGGGCGTCGGCCAAGAACGGGACCTGGAAGGCCCAATCTGCGATTGACGCCGAAACAGCCAAGGCGGTCAAGGATGcggagcgcgccgacctgCCAAAGAAGTGGATCTTGGTGCCAGTGGCCGTCCCTGGCTGCGGCAAGACGACAGTGGGCATGGCGCTGGGAGAACTCTTCGGCTTTGCCCACACACAGAGCGACGACATCGTCTCCAAGAAGAGTACAGCGGGCAAGTTCAAGCAGAACATtgtcgagctgctcaagaaGAACAACGTTGTCTACGCCGATCG TAACAACCACATTGACAAGCACTACACGGAGCTCGCAGGGCTGCCAGAAGAGAAGCAGTTTgtcaaggcgctcaagccCTACAATGTCCgcctcatcgccctcgtctGGGACATCGACTCGCAGCCATACCATCGTCTACTCCGGTTATGCTCTGAGCGCGTTGTCGAACGAGGTGACAACCACCAGACTCTCCGTCCAGACAAGACAGTCGACGCTGAGCACGAGGCTGTGGTGGCCAACTTCCTCCATAACTTTACAACGCCCGACGAGTCAATGTTCGACAAGCAGATCATTCTCGgcatcgaggacgaccagCGCACGGCTTTGACCAAGGCCGTTGACGGGCTCGTAGAGGGTTTGGGCCTGAAACGCCCTTCGGAAGATGATATTGACAAGGCActggcggccgcgcagTCATACAAGGTCACGACGCCGTTCCACGGGATTGCGCGCATGGGCAAGCCGGTGCGCTACTTTGGACTGGCGCCTGAGATCGACATCAACGAGGTTGTCGATGACGCCCTCAAGACTGTCATGTCTCAGACAGTTTCTGACTCTGCTGGCGCGTTCATCAAGTCCTTGcgggagaagaagcgcgtcACGGCACGACCTCATATCACACTCTCTCACGAGAAGAACGTCAAGGACGAACAGGAGGCAGCCGGGGAGGGTGCAGTGCCCGGGCCACACGCCAATGCGTGGAGTACGTGCAAGAcgctcgccgagaaggGCATCAGCCCCATCTATGAGTTTGACGTGACCCACCTTGTGTGGGACAATCGAGTGATGGCGCTTGTTGTCAACAACATCCGTCCGCAGAGCaaccaggccgaggacgggcGCGATGCGGGTCTGGATCTGGTTCTTCCCGAAGAGGTCCAAATCAATCTGCACGTGACGGTTGGTACGCAGTCGGAGGATATCTCGGCGTTCGAGTCGCGGAGCGtggtgagggcggcgcgtgAGGCGATTGCTCGGGGCCAGGAGACTGGTGAGGTTGGAGAGGCTGTggagggtggtggagaggtgCATTGGGTGGCGGTCGGGCCTTTGAAGGGGACTGGTCGTGTTCGAGGCATGTATTAA
- the SEC21 gene encoding uncharacterized protein (The coatomer is a cytosolic protein complex that binds to dilysine motifs and reversibly associates with Golgi non- clathrin-coated vesicles, which further mediate biosynthetic protein transport from the ER, via the Golgi up to the trans Golgi network. Coatomer complex is required for budding from Golgi membranes, and is essential for the retrograde Golgi-to-ER transport of dilysine-tagged proteins) produces the protein MSSFKKDDEAGAMSFYHDKSTVLQEARVFNESPISPRKCRALLTRIVYLLYVGETFSTHEATTLFFGVTKLFQHKDAALRQMVYLVIKELSSIAEDVIMVTSSIMKDMQPNLEVVYRPNAIRALARIIDAQTVQSFERFFKSALVDRSPPVSSASITSAYHLFPIAGGVIKRWSNEAQEAVNAKAVSSSSYTPSMAAAYISGGGSNGYQSVSSSSYIMQYHALGLLYLMREKDRMAVTKMVQQFGAGKSASIVRNPMAICMLVRFARKIMDEDPNVQKQMHEYLEGLLRHKSDMVNIEAARAICEMRNVTSAELYRPVAVLQLFLSSPKPVLKFAAVKTLSKLAQTHPDAVTSCNLDLENLISDSNRSIATYAITTLLKTGNEASVDRLMKQISSFMTDITDEFKIIVVDAIRSLCIKFPSKQAVMLTFLSGVLRDEGGYDFKLAVVDAIFDMIKFIQDSREVALAHLCEFIEDCEFTKLSVRILYLLGIEGPKTRNPTKYIRYIYNRVVLENAVVRAAAVSSLAKFGVSTSDTTVLKSIGVLLRRCLDDVDDEVRDRAAMYLKVIEDKQLADAYVRDEAVWSLSALESSLMSYIKDDSKHAQAFDVASVPKISRDQAASEVSQRPSALETIASSSAAPAASSTPQPTATETASNYAEQLASVPEFGSYGPVLKSSVKPVELTESETEYAVAAVKHIFKEHIVFQFNVSNTIPDTVLEQVSVIMVPAEEETGLTEDFIIPVPSLTTSSGAGQVYVSFTRDDPAEYQTATFSCTLQFVSKEVDPSSGEPEEEGYDDEYQVEDLELGAGDYIVPTYVTFASEWDKLATGPSVTETFALSGSESLRDAVKSLIEVLNMEALGGTEAPTSTSVHTLNMSGMVAGGGGKVLTRCRMTFAAGQGVTLELAVRAEKEEATRLVMAAI, from the exons ATGTCCTCCTTTAAGAAGGATGATGAGGCAGGCGCCATGT CCTTCTACCATGATAAGAGCACCGTCCTCCAGGAAGCCCGCGTCTTCAACGAGTCCCCCATCTCCCCTCGCAAATGTCGCGCCCTCCTCACACGCATCGTTTACCTCCTTTACGTCGGCGAGACCTTCTCCACACACGAGGCCACCACCCTCTTCTTTGGCGTCACCAAGCTCTTCCAGCACAAGGAT GCCGCGTTACGACAGATGGTCTATCTCGTCATCAAGGAGCTGTCGAGTatcgccgaggacgtgaTCATGGTCACGTCCTCAATCATGAAGGACATGCAgcccaacctcgaggtcgtctACCGCCCCAACGCGATCCGCGCATTGGCGCGCATCATCGACGCGCAGACGGTGCAGTCGTTTGAGCGCTTCTTCAAGTCGGCGCTCGTTGACCGCTCGCCACCCGTGTCTTCGGCGTCCATCACCTCGGCGTACCACCTCTTCCCCATCGCCGGTGGCGTCATCAAGCGGTGGAGCAacgaggcgcaggaggccgtcaacgccaaggccgtatcgtcgtcgtcgtacaCACCCTCGATGGCGGCCGCGTACATTTCGGGCGGCGGTTCCAACGGGTACCAGAGtgtctcgagctcgagctaCATCATGCAGTAccacgcgctcggcctgctcTACCTCATGCGCGAGAAGGACCGCATGGCTGTCACCAAGATGGTCCAGCAGTTTGGTGCCGGCAAGTCGGCGAGTATCGTGCGGAACCCCATGGCCATCTGCATGCTGGTCCGCTTTGCGCGCAAGatcatggacgaggacccCAATGTCCAGAAGCAGATGCACGAGTACCTCGAGGGCCTGCTCCGCCACAAGTCGGACATGGTCAACATtgaggctgcgcgcgccATCTGCGAGATGCGCAACGTCACCAGCGCCGAGCTGTACCGCCCGGTCGCCGTCCTCCAGCTCTTCCTCTCGTCGCCCAAGCCCGTGCTCAAGTTTGCTGCTGTCAAGACGCTCAGCAAGCTCGCCCAGACCCACCCAGACGCTGTCACCAGCTgcaacctcgaccttgagaACCTCATCTCGGACTCGAACCGCAGCATTGCGACCTACGCCATCACGACCCTGCTCAAGACGGGCAACGAGGCGAGCGTTGACCGCCTGATGAAGCAGATCTCGTCGTTCATGACCGACATCACCGATGAGTTCAAGATCATTGTCGTTGACGCCATCCGCTCCCTCTGCATCAAGTTCCCCAGCAAGCAGGCCGTCATGCTTACCTTCCTCTCAGGCGTActgcgcgacgagggtggTTACGACTTCAAGCTGGCTGTTGTCGATGCCATTTTTGACATGATCAAGTTCATTCAGGACTCGCGTGAGGTTGCACTAGCGCATCTGTGCGAGTTTATCGAGGACTGCGAGTTCACCAAGCTCTCGGTCCGCATCCTCTATCTCCTTGGCATCGAGGGTCCCAAGACACGCAACCCCACCAAGTACATTCGTTACATTTACAACCGCGTGGTGCTCGAAAACGCCGTCGTCCGTGCCGCTGCGGtctcgtcgctcgccaAGTTTGGCGTGTCGACCAGCGACACGACCGTGCTGAAGAGCATAGGCGTACTCCTCCGCCGTtgcctcgacgacgttgacgacgaggtccgCGACCGTGCGGCCATGTACCTCAAAGTCATCGAGGACAAGCAGCTTGCGGACGCCTATGTGCGCGACG AGGCTGTGTGGTCGCTTAGCGCCCTCGAGAGCTCGCTCATGTCGTACATCAAAGACGACAGCAAACACGCGCAGGCGTTTGATGTCGCGTCGGTCCCGAAGATCAGCCGCGACCAGGCCGCATCGGAGGTCTCACAGCGGCCATCGGCGCTTGAGACTatcgcctcgagctcggctgcccccgcggcgtcctcgaccccgCAGCCCACGGCGACTGAGACCGCGTCCAACTACGCCGAACAGCTTGCCAGTGTGCCCGAGTTTGGGAGCTACGGGCCTGTTCTCAAGTCGTCGGTCAAGCCCGTCGAGCTCACAGAGAGCGAGACCGAGTACGCTGTGGCGGCCGTCAAGCACATCTTCAAGGAGCACATTGTCTTCCAGTTCAACGTGTCGAACACCATCCCAGACACGGTGCTCGAGCAGGTGTCGGTCATCATGGTgccggccgaggaggagactgGCCTCACTGAGGACTTCATTATCCCCGTGCCGTCCCTCACGACGTCGTCAGGTGCTGGCCAGGTGTACGTCTCGTTTACGCGCGACGACCCGGCCGAGTACCAGACGGCGACGTTCAGCTGCACGCTCCAGTTTGTGtccaaggaggtcgacccGTCGAGCGGCGAGCCCGAAGAGGAGGGTTACGACGATGAGTaccaggtcgaggacctggAACTGGGTGCGGGTGACTACATTGTGCCGACGTACGTGACCTTTGCGAGCGAGTGGGACAAGCTCGCCACTGGGCCGAGCGTCACCGAGACGTTTGCACTGTCGGGCTCCGAGTCCctgcgcgacgccgtcaagaGCCTCATCGAGGTGCTTAACATGGAGGCGCTGGGCGGCACCGAGGCACCGACGTCAACATCGGTGCATACACTCAACATGAGTGGCATGGTcgcaggcggcggcggcaaggtgCTCACGCGCTGCCGCATGACGTTCGCGGCAGGCCAGGGCGTCAccctcgagctggcggtACGtgcggagaaggaggaggccacGCGTCTGGTCATGGCAGCGATTTAG
- the SNU114 gene encoding uncharacterized protein (116 kDa U5 small nuclear ribonucleoprotein component N-terminus): MSTEDYDEFGNYIGGDLDSDDDSDVDIAPAAVPSAPGPAGPSGSYAPLEGFDDEENDEPMDEDEDTGMQMTLHGVDGTAGNQVVLHEDKKYYATAEETYGPDVEAMVQEEDTQLLTEPIVQPIKVRNFTVQEKDLPVTRFDRNFMVDMLQHPDMSRNVMVAGHIHHGKTSLLDMLVFETHQLTWDADRPTRYTDTHVLERAREMSMKCGPMTLVLPDSRGKSSLINLLDTPGHLNFMDEVACAARLTDGVVLVVDVIEGVMAGTETVIRHAMQEGLPLVLVVNKMDRLIVELRLPPSEAFFKVKHTIEEVNSFIASIDPDEKHRLSPERGNVAFASTQMGWCFTLNTFAQMYADTYGALDVDAFAKRLWGNIYFDAERRKFVRNPADPESKRSFVHFILEPLYKLYTTVLSEDTDTLKETLTDLRITLKPAMFKMDVRPLLKVVTDAFFGPSTGLVDMMTKFLPSPVDGAASKVERSFTGPLNTPLGQALLSCDANGPTVVQVTKLFMTTDAQEFRAFGRVMSGKVSRGQPVYVLGEGYSLDDEEDMVSAIVEGVMIDESRYNVDIETAYAGNLVLLSGVDASINKTATIYERGIDDDMYIFKPIRHFAQPVLKVAVEPVAPSELPKMLDGLRKVNKSYPLVQTKVEESGEHIILGTGEIYVDSVLHDLRKLFSEIEIKVSDPVTKFCETVVETSALKCYAETPNKKNKLTMISEPLESGIAKDIESGKVTMRMTNKERGKFFEQNYGWDLLASRNIWAFGPEDNGPNVLVNDTLPSEVDTKLLTNVRESIKQGFQWATREGPLCDEPIRGVKFRLLDATVSPEPIYRGGGQIIPTARRVCYSSMLLASPRLLEPVYYVEVQAPADCVAAVYTVLSRRRGHVTKDIPKPGSPLYTVKAYIPVLDANGFETDLRTATMGQAFPQMTFDHWQVVPGDPTDKTIQLRPLEPAQGQDLARDLVLKTRRRKGLSDSIAVAKYLDDDLLVAISASNPDLLG; this comes from the exons ATGTCGACTGAAGACTACGACGAGTTCGGCAACTACATCGGCGGTGACCTCGACTCTGACGACGATTCGGATGTCGACATCGCCCCCGCAGCCGTCCCATCAGCGCCAGGACCTGCTGGGCCTAGTGGGAGTTATGCGCCGCTCGAGGGGTTTGACGATGAGGAAAATGATGAgccgatggacgaggacgaggataCCGGCATGCAGATGACGCTGCATGGCGTCGACGGAACCGCAGGGAACCAGGTTGTGTTGcacgaggacaagaagtACTATGCGACCGCAGAGGAGACGTACGGCCCCGACGTCGAAGCCATGgtccaggaggaggacaccCAGCTCCTCACAGAGCCCATCGTTCAGCCCATCAAGGTCCGCAACTTTACCGTGCAGGAGAAGGACTTGCCGGTGACGCGGTTTGACAGGAA CTTTATGGTCGACATGCTCCAGCACCCCGACATGTCGCGCAACGTCATGGTCGCCGGCCACATCCACCACGGCAAGACGTCACTCCTCGATATGCTCGTATTCGAGACGCATCAGCTCACCTGGGACGCCGACCGACCAACGCGTTACACCGACAcgcacgtcctcgagcgtgcTCGTGAGATGTCGATGAAGTGCGGGCCTATGACCCTCGTTCTTCCCGACTCGCGCGGCAAGTCGAGCCtcatcaacctcctcgacacgcCCGGCCACCTCAACTtcatggacgaggtcgcgtgTGCCGCGCGCCTGACGGATGGTGTTGTCCTTGTGGTGGACGTGATCGAGGGCGTCATGGCCGGTACCGAGACCGTGATCCGGCACGCCATGCAGGAGGGGTTGCCGCTCGTGCTTGTTGTCAACAAGATGGATCgcctcatcgtcgagctgcgcctgcCTCCTTCCGAGGCCTTCTTCAAGGTCAAGCATAcgatcgaggaggtcaaCTCGTTCATTGCCTCAATCGATCCTGACGAGAAGCACCGTCTGTCGCCGGAGCGTGGCAACGTCGCCTTTGCATCGACCCAGATGGGCTGGTGCTTCACCCTCAACACCTTTGCTCAGATGTATGCCGACACCTACGGTGCGCTAGACGTCGACGCCTTTGCCAAGCGCCTGTGGGGCAACATCTACTTTGACGCTGAGAGGCGCAAGTTTGTGCGCAACCCCGCCGACCCCGAATCCAAGCGCTCGTTCGTCCACTTTATTCTCGAGCCGCTCTACAAGCTGTACACGACTGTGCTGAGCGAGGACACAGATACGCTCAAGGAGACACTCACGGACCTGCGCATTACTCTCAAGCCAGCCATGTTCAAGATGGACGTCCGGCCGCTGCTCAAGGTCGTCACTGACGCGTTCTTTGGACCGTCGACGGGCCTTGTGGACATGATGACCAAGTTCCTCCCCTCACctgtcgacggcgcggccTCAAAGGTCGAGCGTTCGTTCACTGGGCCCTTGAATACACCTCTCGGACAGGCGTTGTTGTCGTGCGACGCCAACGGCCCAACAGTCGTCCAGGTGACAAAGCTGTTCATGACGACGGACGCGCAAGAGTTCCGTGCCTTTGGCCGTGTCATGAGCGGCAAGGTATCGCGGGGGCAACCGGTGTACGTTCTCGGCGAGGGGTATTCtctcgacgacgaagaggacATGGTGTCGGCCATTGTCGAGGGCGTGATGATCGATGAGTCGAGGTACAACGTCGACATCGAGACGGCGTATGCGGGTAACCTCGTCCTGCTCTCTGGTGTTGATGCATCGATCAACAAGACAGCAACCATCTACGAGCGCGGaatcgacgacgacatgtACATCTTCAAGCCGATCCGGCACTTTGCGCAGCCCGTGCTCAAGGTCGCTGTCGAGCCTGTCGCCCCCTCCGAGCTGCCCAAGATGCTGGATGGCCTGCGTAAGGTCAACAAGTCGTACCCATTGGTGCAgaccaaggtcgaggagtCGGGCGAGCACATCATTCTGGGCACGGGCGAGATCTACGTCGACAGCGTGTTGCACGACCTGCGCAAGCTCTTCTCCGAGATTGAGATCAAGGTGTCGGACCCGGTGACCAAGTTCTGCGAGACCGTGGTCGAGACGTCGGCGCTCAAGTGCTACGCCGAGACGCCAAACAAGAAGAACAAGCTCACCATGATCTCGGAACCGCTCGAGAGTGGTATTGCCAAGGACATTGAGAGTGGCAAGGTGACCATGCGAATGACGAACAAGGAGCGCGGCAAGTTCTTTGAACAGAACTACGGTTGGGACCTGCTCGCGTCGCGTAACATTTGGGCCTTCGGACCAGAGGACAACGGGCCAAACGTGCTGGTCAACGACACTCTGCCGAGCGAGGTGGACACCAAGCTCTTGACCAACGTACGTGAGAGCATCAAGCAGGGTTTCCAGTGGGCGACGCGTGAGGGGCCATTGTGCGACGAGCCGATCCGTGGGGTCAAGTTCCGTCTGCTGGACGCGACGGTGTCCCCCGAGCCAATATaccgcggcggcggccagaTCATTCCTACTGCCCGTCGCGTGTGTTACTCGTCGATGCTGCTGGCCTCGCCCCGTCTGCTCGAGCCAGTGTACTACGTCGAGGTGCAGGCCCCCGCAGACTGCGTCGCGGCGGTGTACACTGTGCTCTCGCGGCGCCGCGGACACGTCACCAAGGACATTCCCAAGCCAGGCTCACCGCTTTACACTGTCAAGGCGTACATTCCtgtgctcgacgccaacggATTCGAGACGGACCTGCGCACGGCGACCATGGGCCAGGCGTTCCCGCAGATGACGTTTGATCACTGGCAGGTTGTGCCAGGCGACCCAACGGACAAGACGATCCAGCTTCGCCCTCTCGAGCCTGCGCAAGGACAGGACCTTGCGCGcgatctcgtcctcaagACCCGTCGGCGCAAGGGGCTCAGTGACAGCATTGCTGTCGCCAAGTAcctggacgacgacctgctCGTGGCCATCAGTGCGAGCAACCCAGACTTGCTGGGGTAG
- the YDC1 gene encoding uncharacterized protein (Ceramidase) has product MGAFDFLHTDANLDGWHGPVTSTIDWCELNYTTSYLIAEFINTLTNVPVIIMGLYGAWATIAAGTPRQYALVFIGLTLIGIGSFGFHCSLKWSWQLMDELPMIYVVSYAAYLVIDTLPGFKPRFGIWGPLLLIAWDIFVTVSYVMLPNPVYHQVAFALIMTSSILRSAQLIFRLPESLRAKLGRTLGGGVAVFVLGFAIWNADNYFCVYLRSTRAWLTAHGLGPLGHFTEGHGYWHLMTGYGSYRIFIACTQLCLAVKTSPTEWTYDEKLWFPVVRRVKPIARNAKPVVESQSDTDAPVNEKRKSKPGETTP; this is encoded by the exons ATGGGTGCATTCGACTTTCTCCACACCGACGCCAACCTTGACGGTTGGCATGGGCCCGTCACCAGCACCATTG actGGTGCGAGCTCAACTACACCACCTCCTACCTCATTGCCGAGTTCATCAACACTCTCACAAATGTTCccgtcatcatcatggGATTGTATGGCGCTTGGGCAACGATAGCCGCCGGCACGCCACGGCAGTACGCGCTTGTGTTTATCGGCCTGACTCTTATCGGCATCGGGAGCTTTGGCTTCCACTGCTCCCTCAAGTGGTCATGGCAGCTAATGGACGAGCTGCCGATG ATCTATGTCGTCTCATACGCTGCATATCTCGTGATTGACACGCTGCCAGGCTTCAAGCCTCGCTTCGGAATATGGGGACCGTTGCTTCTCATCGCGTGGGACATTTTTGTGACCGTGTCCTA CGTCATGCTCCCCAACCCCGTCTATCACCAGGTCGCCTTTGCGCTCATCatgacgtcgtcgatccTGCGCTCGGCGCAACTCATCTTCCGCCTTCCCGAATCCCTGCGTGCCAAGTTGGGCCGcacgctcggcggcggcgttgccgtcttcgtcctcggctTCGCCATCTGGAACGCAGACAATTACTTCTGCGTCTACCTTCGCTCCACGCGCGCGTGGCTTACAGCTCACGGCCTCGGACCCCTCGGACACTTTACCGAGGGACACGGGTACTGGCACCTCATGACTGGGTACGGTTCCTACCGCATCTTCATTGCGTGCACCCAGCTTTGCCTCGCCGTCAAGACAAGCCCGACAGAGTGGACATATGACGAAAAGCTCTGGTTTCCCGTCGTCCGTCGTGTCAAGCCAATCGCGCGCAACGCAAAGCCTGTCGTCGAGTCCCAGTCCGATACCGACGCGCCGGTGAACGAGAAGCGCAAGTCCAAGCCCGGTGAGACGACGCCATAG
- a CDS encoding uncharacterized protein (Aminotransferase class-III), whose protein sequence is MSLSRQSNAASNPGLASALKTARAAYLERNPKSHAAYTKATESLPGGGTRTTLVVDPFPLMIDSGRGSTITDLDGHTYKDFLSDYTSGIYGKSNPVLLDAIRSALDQGLQFGAHTAHEGRFAAGLVSRFPSMELVRFANSGTEANMLALTAALKHTGRNKVVVFDGAYHGSLLCHFHSGDKGTPEGVVRAPFDFVIAPYNDISGTKALLDPIKADVGAIIVEPMLGAGGCIPAEPEFLRELRGYATEIGAVLIFDEVQTSRLSPGGRQALLGITPDMTTIGKFFGGGFAFGAFGGKREIMEMFDIRKPGAISHGGTFNNSPLTMVAGATALEHLLTREALERLNNLGDYMRDTLNRDLKASGVPFHVKGLGSINQLYCTLPEQDRDAAMEVLFFKLLEKGYWVAQRGTLALNFENNPEEVDGFVSAVVDAAGMVAAVAASTA, encoded by the exons ATGTCCCTCTCACGCCAGTCCAACGCAGCTTCCAATCCTGGCCTCGCATCAGCTCTCAAGACCGCTCGCGCGGCTTACCTCGAGCGTAACCCAAAGTCACATGCTGCATACACCAAGGCCACAGAGTCTCTCCCTGGTGGGGGGACACGCACAACACTCGTTGTTGACCCATTCCCATTGATGATTGACAGTGGCCGTGGGTCAACCATCACCGACTTGGATGGCCACACATACAAGGACTT CCTCTCGGATTACACGAGTGGAATCTACGGCAAGAGCAACCCCGTGTTGCTTGACGCGATCCGCTCCGCGTTGGACCAAGGCCTGCAGTTTGGCGCACACACGGCACACGAGGGACGGTtcgccgccggcctcgtGTCTCGCTTCCCATCGATGGAGCTCGTGCGCTTTGCCAACTCGGGTACCGAGGCAAACATGCTTGCGCTCACGGCGGCGTTGAAGCACACTGGCCGGAACAAGGTCGTCGTCTTTGACGGCGCGTACCACGGCTCGCTGTTGTGCCACTTCCATTCTGGCGACAAGGGAACGCCAGAAGGTGTTGTGCGAGCTCCTTTCGACTTTGTGATCGCGCCGTACAACGACATCAGCGGCACCAAggctctcctcgaccctATCAAGGCAGACGTCGGCGCGATCATCGTCGAGCCCATGCTCGGTGCCGGTGGGTGTATTCCAGCCGAGCCCGAGTTTTTGCGCGAGTTGCGGGGCTACGCTACCGAGATCGGAGCAGTCTTGATCTTTGACGAAGTGCAGACCAGTCGGCTCTCTCCAGGTGGACGGCAGGCTCTTTTAGGGATCACGCCAGACATGACGACCATTGGCAAGTTCTTTGGCGGTGGATTTGCGTTTGGCGCGTTTggcggcaagcgcgagatCATGGAGAT GTTCGACATCCGGAAGCCTGGTGCGATCTCGCACGGAGGCACGTTCAACAACTCGCCTCTGACTATGGTGGCTGGAGCCACGGCCCTGGAGCACCTCTTAACTCGAGAGGCACTTGAACGACTGAACAACCTCGGCGACTATATGCGTGATACTTTGAACAGGGACCTCAAGGCATCTGGTGTGCCGTTCCACGTCAAGGGTCTGGGTTCCATCAACCAGCTTTACTGCACGCTTCCGGAGCAGGACCGTGACGCCGCCATGGAGGTACTCTTCTTTAAGCTGCTCGAAAAGGGGTACTGGGTCGCACAGCGGGGTACACTTGCCCTCAACTTTGAGAACAACCctgaggaggtggatgggTTTGTCTCGGCTGTCGTTGATGCTGCTGGCATGGTggctgctgttgctgccTCGACGGCATAG